The window ACTTGGAAAACAAGCTACAACATAACATATCACAAAAACAGAAAGTAGCCAAATTTTGGTATACCACACATTCCACAAAAGTTTTATACCAACAAATTTTGTaagatcattattatttttaattcaaacaaacaccccaatccatattttcaattactttctaaaccaattgaaatataggatgaaaaaaacaataaaacttactaatattaataataagtactttaagaaaaattgttacaaTATTAGATTAACTCCAACgctatttaaattaaagttaaaccAAAACCAATCctaaatctatatttaataCGAAAACGATCCATTTACATTGAAACATTTAAGTTATATGAAAGTCATGTTAAAAgtacttaaaaattaaaagttaatatttatacCAACAAAGTGCACTTTTTTGTTGAATGGTTCGATCATAAAAACTTAGGAGTTATGAGTTAAgtattttgtttgctttagCAGTGTAATTCTCAACCATGCAAATGGGGGATTGtagtaaataaacaaatataatttgaattatattaaaaattaaaataattccCTTTGGAAGAACAAGGGAAAACTAACAAAACCCCTcacctttttttgttttcttttcttctgctttcttcttcttcttcttcttcaacaatgGCTCCTCCTCATCTCTCTTCAATTTCCCATCCATTTTCTTCCCCAATTACAAACCCTAATCTCAATTTCACTCACAGATTCTCTCTTCCTCTACGCTCTCAAACTCTACGTTTCATTtccaattcttcttcttctccaccGCCCCCACCCTCTCCTCCTCCGCCCGATCCCATTCCGGAGAAGAGGTCCTTCGCCGTAGCCACTGGGGAGCTCTTCTTGGGTCTTGCTGCGAGGCTGATTAAGCGCTCTTCCGACCAAACCTCCAAATCTGTTTCTATGTTTGATAATCGCAGTGGGAACAACAGGAATGTGTACGAGGAGAGAATTGGCGCGGTGGTTGAGGATGAGATTCAGCCTGGTGTACTTTGGGAGCAGCGGGTTAAAGATGTTGAGGCCGAGAGGGAGCGTCCACTCGTTACTAGCCCTGGCTTTAGTTTCTCCGCCGCTGGTTTGTTATTTCCGTACCATCTTGGAGTTGCCAAATTTCTCCTAGAGAATGCTTATATCAAGGTTTTCTTCTCATCGTTTTCCTCCCTCTCTTCCTAATCTGTTTGAGAAATTTAGGTTGTTGTTCCCTTTCTGTATCTGTTTAtgtgttttaacttttattgttattgagcTCTGAATTATGATGTGCCTGAATTGGAATAAATTCAggcatttgaattttgatgcgattttctttcttctctgtGCATCTTTCCTTCTTATATGTTTGATGTGGCAGGACAGTTTAGAtttagttgaaatttgaactctctctctttctctcattgTATCAAGAACACATTTATTAGAATCAAAATGTAGTTTAGGTTTAGCAAGGATTGTTTCCATATGTGCTTTGAAAGTATCCCCTTCAGAAGTCTTTGCATTATACAGGAATGTATTTGTGGGGTTGCTTCTGTTTTATGATATGGAGGTTTAACTTGCTCTTGTGATGGCTGATGACCCTCAAAAGGATCtctatttatcattttctgttttcttttttccatttttacatttttacattttcatccTCACTGAAAATTTATCTCTCGACTATCGTGATctttttcttatcttctttGGTATTGAAGTGTTTGTAATGATTTAGGAAACAACTCCATTAGCTGGAGCTTCAGCTGGTGCCATTGTTTGTGCCGTTATTGCCTCTGGAGCCAGTATGCAGGAGGCTTTACAAGCAACTAAAATACTAGCTGAGGACTGCAGAAGTAGAGGGACTGCATTTCGCCTTGGGGTATTTCTCTGTTGAAGTAGATCATTTTGTTCattgtttgtgtttatttttttgtggtAAGGCATGGAGTGGAAAGAGATATCATTTGagtttcatttaaaataactccatttttttttttgttcctgTTATTGTTTGTAATCTTTACTCTTGATATTAGTATCCCTGGGTTTTCAAAAGTCTAGACAATGGTGTAGGATGGTTGAGGAGTACTATTGTAGGTCTCTCTTGTCTGTTGGAGTGTTCGGACTACtatctttttgtaatttatccCCTTGCTTTGGATCATGGTGATAGGGGAGATTTGTTTCCTCTCTGTGTGCGTCTGGTTAAAACTCATCTACtggttaaatttttatttttaacgtTTTCCTCATTTAAATCCTCAGGCTGTACTGAGGGAAGTTCTTGACAAGTTTCTGCCAGATGATGTACATATTAGGTGCAATGGAAGGGTCCGTGGTATGCATTATTATTCATTCTCTTTTgttccaaaacaaaatcactatAAGAAAGGGGAAAGCGATATATTATTATGACATTACTCAGTCATTGCAATCTGAGTTAATCGAAATTGGTTTGCACAATGTGACGTGAGAGCATTTCACACTTGCAATGCAAGTCCATTCTGGAAACTTTGATTTCTCATTTATACATCTCTGTTGTGTTATAGTCGCTGTTACCCAAGTTTTTTGGAGGCCCAGAGGCTTGTTGGTGGATCAGTTTGATTCAAAAGATGATCTCATCGATGCAGTTTTCACTTCTTCCTTTATTCCTGGGTgactattttaatttcatatccACTTTTCTTAGTTTGGTAAATGATAACCTTGGGCTGAAACGATGCTTTAGTGTAGATACCTAGCCCCAAGACCTGTCACAGTCTTTCGCAATAGACTATGCATTGATGGTGGTCTAACATTGTTCATGCCGCCAACTTCTGCCTCTCAAACGGTATTATTCACTTGATAAATTTTTCAATGCCTTCCCTGTAGTTTGATCAATCTTATTCACTAGAGACAAGATCATTGCAGGTGCGCGTATGTGCTTTCCCAGCTAGCAGATTGGGATTTGAAGGAATTGGTATCAGTCCCGACTGCAACCCTGAAAACAGAGCTGGTCCCAGAGAGGTAAATGAGACCAGCAAACCTTGTCCAAGGAGTTGATACGTTCCGCTTTATATTGTGACAGCAAACTCTTCCTTGTTCTGCGTCATTTCAGCTTTTCAACTGGGCTCTGGAGCCAGCAGAAGACGACATTCTAGATCAGCTCTTTGAACTGGGATATCAGGATGCAGCTGTTTGGGGTGAGGACAATCCCGTTGAAAAGCTGGTGGAAGATGAAAGGCATGACTGAGGACGACGCCTCTAACTACCTGACTCATCAAAGTGTAAATggtgaataaaaattggaCATGCTTGGTTGGTAAGTACATGGCACTGATCCAACTTTCTTGATTGCTACCGATCCGTACTGCCTGAACTGCTTAGATACACATAGGAATGCCTTGTAACAAAAGCAGACCAGCTTCAATTCAAGAATGaaaggataaaaataatattatacaagTAGATATCAAAGTCTTGAGTTTAGGATGGCCAAGATCATAGGTATCggtgtgtttatatatatatatgtttcccCTTCCCTCACACCTCCACAGGATTTACATATGCCATTTTGATggtatttcatatatatatatagatatatattctttctttgaaCATCTCTATTATAATTCCATTGATTCCAGGGCAGGTGGTATTTTGATATTGGGATTAACAccatatttattttggaaaaatgtaAATCTACAAGCAAATGAAGATTTGGATTagattaacaaaattttaaataattaatatttttaaaaataaattaataaatacaaaaagaaaagtgattaTAGCATATCATAATATTACTAATACCAAGGGTATatacttttggtttttttggtttttgagattttagggaatgtttatttggttgttgaaatttaaaaaatgacgtTGTAGTTCCaatgtttgaaaaatcattCTATATGGTTAGTAAAATGATAAGATGTCATGTAGCATAATTAGGTGAccttaaaattatatttttatttaaattgggTAACATTTCTTtacctttctctttctttccctCATCTCTACCTCCTCCCTCCCTTTCAAAGAATCATTAGTGTCACTTTACTGAAACGGTATTATGTcctaaaataattagattatgAAATGAGATTATTGTAATCatttaaacttcattttcattcaatgaaaaaaataaaaaaaatatttttgtaaatatttatcttattaaattatGGTAAATTCTcatatttggttatatttatagatatttttaaaagttctcaaatttataaattattttttaaaaaataaacacattCAATGACTTGGGTTAGAGTGATTTAACCCATACCTTACATGCACGTTTGTAAAtaccatgaaaaataatttgattaccGATgaaatctattttctttacaCCCTAATTCTGAACGAATGGGCACACACACCTCCCATAAATTTCTATCCTTCTCTTTCTACCATGAACttcaattactattttattttgtttttttacaaaaataactttGATCTGAATGCCTTCAATTCCACAGGTAACACTATCAACAATTTAGTACGAATATCTCGTTGTTTGGAATACCTTGAAAGCTCTTTAGTTTTCATAATCGAATATATACACTTATTTACGCATTATTTACCATTTAGAAGACAATCctaaaatgtgtttaaatataataaactataaaaatgaataaatcaaATAGATTATTATATCTCACttcattgtttaaaattacaatagttaacgtttttttattgtttataatttataattaactatatataacAATGATACTATTTCACATTTCCCATGTgttatcaatattattttaaataggttttttttcttatgaagagagaaatgaatttttttaatcaatcaaaataggatctataataataataataataacccaCTTAGCATTTTAAATGAcgtatatatttttctttacaaatatatcTCTTATTTCAAGAAGAAGACACCTCAATGTGACAGATTCACCTAAATTTAGGAATGGCCTACAcgttttgatatatatataactccagaactttaacaatattaattataaaattttcttagttTCACTTattatattagtaataatgTATAGAAGccaaattgatattttcaacCCTTTCTCCATCTTCCATACAAGAAGCCACATATTAATTAGTACAATTAACAACatgctcttcttcttcttctaataataattatataaaaaacatagaaaaatgaagtgaaaattaaaacaaaacacaacatTATAACAAGCACACATTATTATTGTCCAAAACATAATggcaataataatatttcaaatagcTTTAATGGCAATCTTCATTCCAGCTTTGCAATGGCCAGGGTAACTGCAAATGAAATAGTTGTATCCTTTGACAAGCTTGATTCTGTCTTTTCCTGTTTGGTATACTTTTGAACCTTTTGGTTTTAGACACCAATTGTATGCCACTTTGTTCTTCAATGACACCACATTGTGCGCCATTCGAGGATACTTGAATACTGTTTCAATCATATAACCCTTTTTTTTAGATCAGAATACAATGGCTATACTATATCAGAAATAATATGACTTTTGATATCTCATGTAGAAAAATTACCTATCATCAATATATGTTCATATTTGTTCAAAATACTAAGATTTAATAGGGTATGAAATATGAGAGGTTAAATGATCCGTTTTTGcttaattataaaactttttGGTATATAAAATCGCTAATTCATTTTTGTCCTTTTATCTTTAAAGCAAATAAATGTAAAGGTTAAGTTTtattgtcaattttaatttatgattcaTTAGAAGTTACTCAATGTAATCTCCTCTCTTTCAACGTTAGAATGGTCATGCTAATTTTAATTCGgtggaaaaaattataaaattaaacctgtttatttttaagaagaaaaaaagaaaattattatttaaaataaaaaaaactcataaaaatatttacaaatataacaaaataccaTAATTTATCTGAATTAGACCAAGATAGACAACTATTTATGTTTATCATGATACAAATAGACAAATAGTGTATATCTTAGTTTATAGTAGTTCATCCtaggatattttgtaaatattttggttaattttataatatttgaaaacgaTAACggttatcaaacaaaaactataattaGAACGTAAAATAAAGAGGTAAGAGTTGGGGAGGAGAAATTTACCGATAATATCACCAGCACGGAAAATCTTTCCCTTAGTCCAAGTATTGACATTAAAGGTCCATCCAAGGGCATCTCCAACAGTGTAGACTTTAGCTTGAGCAATCTCAGATTGGATGAGGAAAATGCAGAGCAACAAAGTGATAGCAAAGGCACTGCCTTTTCCCTGACCCATTTTAATActctctttgttttgtttagtgGTAATTAGAGGAGAGAGTTTAATTAGAATATGGAAGAGAGGAATGTGATATATGAAATGGGAGAGATTTTGGTCCTTTTTATAGTGACATTTGGTTGGTTCAATGTTAGGGTTTCTTggattttaataatataatggaAGAAAAACCTCAAAGTGAGGTACCACTCAAAAccccaaaaataataataaacaaaagtcaaataaattcttggaaacaattatatatgtaacatatattataaatatatatatatatatatatatatatatatatatatatatatatatatatatatatatatattggtagCTCATAAAAGTATGGAGATTGACTTTTACATCAATCCCATGTGGGCAAACtgacatacatatatatatatatatattggaataAATGATGTATGAGTTTAGATTCCATTTGGGTAATAGGTATCAAAATCTCTAAAGTAATTAAAGGATCAATTTTGActcttaaatttgttgttggaTTGTATCCATTTTAATCTCACCTTTCCATTTCATCGTCACTCTGTTTGTTTCtcaaatttgaactttgaGTTAGCTTTCACTTTaacttgatttgatttaatgTGTGTGGTTCTCAGGTTGTGGGAAGGAAgttcttaaataaatatttgaatttgttataaaataattcaagaaTATTGATCAATagtatatgaaaatgaaaataattaaaagttatagaGATCTcaaatccaaacaaatattcaataaatatCATTCTATCTTTTAATCAATCTTTTACTATATACATGGAATTAATTATCTTGTTTTCCTATTTCATAAATCCTTCATACATGATCCTTTAGCATATGAAataatgaacaaaagaaagtactcatttcaaaccaaattatCTAAGGATTTCTGTTGTGTGTGACAAAGTTTGTtcaccttttgttttttagttgaattattaaatttttaatgaaatattatgaatctcaaaaagcaaataattactaatttactttaaaaaaaattataagtaaTCTATCCTATGAAAtaactgttttttttaaaaaaacttatctGCATATAATtgtgaaaaaattaataatttaatgtgTTTTGTTCTAATAAAATACTTTCATAATTTCGAAGCGTTACACacaataaatatatctaaaattaatattttaaaatttttaataaaaaacttattaaaaatgttaacatGAACAATAATTCAACTAACGTAGTGGTAAAATGTCAACATGAATATAACTCAACTAGTATAGTGGTTATATTATCGATATCAAGGTTAGAGATTCaactaatagaaaaaattatcaaacaaaatcttaaatataaaattataattaagaaataatttattattatattcatagaaaatatagaaacGGAGATTAAATGTAGTCTTTAGACAAAAACGATAATTATGCAAGTCATTGTTGCTTTCTCTCCATTTATTGAGTCTATTTCATATTATCACTTTacaatatttgatttgatttaatctttttagtACTATTTGAAGTGGAATGATTTGAACTCAAAATCTTTAGCTCGGGGTATATACGGGtacatataatattatatatatacaacaaaagtagtcaaaattaaaaaactctCTAACAAGCTCTAAATTAAAGTCTACCTTGTCTCCCAAACCTCCACTTGTCAATAAAGATATGTTCAACCGATAGAGATCGGGTGAACTTTGTGATGatatgattaaattgattCATGACAAAGATACTATTATAGTGAACGAGCTaggttgattttacttttttttggaCAAGATACTATCTCACTACATACaagttttttcatattatttaatgCACCAATAAAAACTTCAATGGacaaaatgttttattttagaaaaccataatattgaaatttaattttgtaactgtttattattaaataagacATTGTAACTCACATTCAAAaacttagaaataaaataaaaaggagtATACAATATAGTAACAGTTATTTAATTGCTTTTGGAAATACAATTACTtgttatacatttattttgtttaaaaaaagaaaatttttgacaaaatatttaagtttgtttttttaggtaaataatttatcaatttttttttattttaaaaaagtttcaaataccataatgatataataaaataaaatttgaaaggacatttgttaaaaatgttttaaaaatattttgactttttaaatatagtatagATTGAATCATAAACTCAAAGAAAGGGTTGTGACCTTTTTGCATCAATTAAAAACTTCTTCAAATTCACctactaattttaataattttaaaatcttccCAAACTCATTAATTTCACTAAAATAAAGTCCTAAAAGGATactaaaagaataaagttaaagaatgcaaagaaaaaataattaaaaaatataattatatttgaggtgcaattgattgaaattaaaagttttgacAGAGAGGGTTTAccaaatttctctctctctaatatTTATATCTTATTAAAGTCCAATAATTATGTAATCGAAAACTTAAACTTGGAATGTATTTAACATGAAATTAAGCCAATGTGTGGTGAACCACATGGGGACACAATTTTGATTCattcaatcttttctttttttttccttttcaatattcttataataaagaaaatatcaataatttccattcaaataatattttcaatttattattggCTCCTCGTGAGATGTTATATtcttcattattaattattagtcaataaataaaattgtataataGTTGGGATCCGTACATTTAGGCGTtttcaaaccctaatttcatattttatgaACCCCCTTGGACTACTAACTTTCTTAATTATTCTAtacataaaagacaaaattttaagtatatgcaaaatgtgctcatttttttatacattgttCAATAGTGTATCTTAAGTTTCACATCCACCATCTGATttactcatttttcttttctattttaccCAGAAATTCaaggaaataataattttaaaatactctatttttttagattgatttttttaaatataacaaatcaaccaaatatttatcattttatcattttaaaaaaaaatttcaatgtttgTCCTTTTTTATCATcgtcatatttttttctttccattgtcttgttctcttcttctacaatttttaaaaaacatttctatttgccattctttttcttattctttcttatacaatttttcttttcctttcgatcgtgttctttttctcttcttctgtaattttttttctttttcttttcatcgtctttttctttcttcagtaatttttaatttttttttcaaactgttatttggtttaagatcgtgtgccaaatataaaagatcgtaaaaaaaaaaatcgtatGGATATTGGATTGCCAAATGTAAACGATcatgttccaaatataaacgatcgtataaaaaaaatcgttaaaattttgttaccttaatctaaacgatcatgtgtCAAATGTAAACGATCGTGTGTCAAATgcaaacgatcgtgtaccaaatctaaacgatcgtgtaaaagaaatcttgaaaaaaagtcttttatatatagattgggttgagttgaattgattttttttttattggattgagtttgaattacatttttaaaagttcggGTTGACCCAACCCAATCTGAATTTCTAATAtgattaaactatatattacaACTTATAAGTATTATAATGCATACGTTATtatgaagtttttttaaagtttgtaatAGATATGTTAAATATtgagttttatgaaattttagtaattaaaatgtgttgtatataaatttaagtattttaagttaataaataatatacttaaaaaagaaaagaaaataaacaaataacgTTATGACAACTCAACCTGACTGAACCCATTTACACCCTTGCGTAGGGTGAACTTGGAGAATCAAATCTTGCCCTTCGAGATTGATAGTATGTTAACCATATATTTAGGTTAGACAAACTATACTTGTATATTCACCTATATTCAAATGGATCAATATTCAACCTCTATTTTGATAGaaccatttaaaaatagtCTTCCCTTGGTATATTTTATAGATggtatatttaataaatggtCACATAATCTTATACAATACTCAATCTATTGAAATAATTGAGATGCAACAACAAATTGGAGATAAGTTGAATGTAAAATTGTCACGGAAGAACATCCTTTCTACAAAATACGt of the Cucumis sativus cultivar 9930 chromosome 3, Cucumber_9930_V3, whole genome shotgun sequence genome contains:
- the LOC101219436 gene encoding patatin-like phospholipase domain-containing protein 2; its protein translation is MAPPHLSSISHPFSSPITNPNLNFTHRFSLPLRSQTLRFISNSSSSPPPPPSPPPPDPIPEKRSFAVATGELFLGLAARLIKRSSDQTSKSVSMFDNRSGNNRNVYEERIGAVVEDEIQPGVLWEQRVKDVEAERERPLVTSPGFSFSAAGLLFPYHLGVAKFLLENAYIKETTPLAGASAGAIVCAVIASGASMQEALQATKILAEDCRSRGTAFRLGAVLREVLDKFLPDDVHIRCNGRVRVAVTQVFWRPRGLLVDQFDSKDDLIDAVFTSSFIPGYLAPRPVTVFRNRLCIDGGLTLFMPPTSASQTVRVCAFPASRLGFEGIGISPDCNPENRAGPRELFNWALEPAEDDILDQLFELGYQDAAVWGEDNPVEKLVEDERHD
- the LOC101219676 gene encoding basic blue protein-like, which gives rise to MGQGKGSAFAITLLLCIFLIQSEIAQAKVYTVGDALGWTFNVNTWTKGKIFRAGDIIVFKYPRMAHNVVSLKNKVAYNWCLKPKGSKVYQTGKDRIKLVKGYNYFICSYPGHCKAGMKIAIKAI